One window of Parus major isolate Abel chromosome 12, Parus_major1.1, whole genome shotgun sequence genomic DNA carries:
- the USP19 gene encoding ubiquitin carboxyl-terminal hydrolase 19 isoform X1: protein MSSSTNAPGQRRVSRGLDDATNKKKQKDRANQESKEVSRPELKQAETAEEEDSEEELLLDWKQNADEIIIKLNLGSGALKVEDVHADFTDTDCVVKLPDGRQWSCQFYEEIEGSCSKIQCKKGNFLQLVLQKKIPLHTWSSLLKKRKDGSKELARGTACWENGKEKAASAELTPEESRVEGTEPPRSRREPSNPKRAPGRSEALGGKSPASPGTQSGPSAKRAVYLKVAPTEEEPNARVTGNTEPSKGHSGRAGSRRNGRASQVDAPVALADLALPLEKAVVLAKETVPVEMPPLAATTEVFPHRVATCVEKRVLQPGSPTEALQSRDCLPILGESSKVIPVATPPMGRDGEKRDWSKDDVALEAAADEPEPFVSLTFVKNDSYEKGNDLVVVHVYVKEIHKETSKVLFREQDFTLVFQTSDTNFLRLHPGCGPHTVFRWQVKLRNLIEPDQCTYNFTVSRIDVCLKKRQSQRWGGLEAPATRGAVGGAKVAMPTGPTPLDKNPPGSNQHPLSSKEEARTSDKEKPRVEDGALDGVAARTAPEHLAVKQEPHIPSPKPTCMVPPMTHSPVSAESVEDDEDEDEKKKVCLPGFTGLVNLGNTCFMNSVIQSLSNTRELRDYFHDRSFESEINYNNPLGTGGRLAIGFAMLLRALWKGTHHAFQPSKLKAIVASKASQFTGYAQHDAQEFMAFLLDGLHEDLNRIQNKPYTETVDSDGRPDEVVAEEAWQRHKMRNDSFIVDLFQGQYKSKLVCPVCSKVSITFDPFLYLPVPLPQKQKVLTVYYFAKEPHKKPIKFLVSISKENSSAMEVLDSVAHSVRVKPENLRLAEVIKNHFHRVFLPSNSLDTVSPTDLLLCFEVLSPELAKERVVELQVQQRPQVPSGPVAKCAACQKKQLPEDEKLKRCTRCYRVGYCNVACQKTHWPDHKASCRPENIGFPFLISVPESRLTYARLAQLLEGYARYSVSVFQPPFQLGRMSPEQGLQPLHSDKLEPLAKSSCAAVTSAPELGDGDRVSSLPQEPPLSPAVPELQPEMGDTTTVRSKVLTARSSLLSLDSGFSEHMESQGDSCCEKEPSYERALKPEAAIPGYQHTPDSLSARATQFYITKIDTANREHKLEDKGDTPLDLTDDCSLALVWKNNERLKEFVLVESKELECVEDPGSASEAARAGHFTLEQCLNLFTKPEVLAPEEAWYCPKCKQHREASKQLMLWRLPNVLIIQLKRFSFRSFIWRDKINDMVDFPVRSLDLSKFCIGRKGEQQLPMYDLYAVINHYGGMIGGHYTAYARLPNDKNSQRSDVGWRLFDDSTVTTVDESQVVTRYAYVLFYRRKNSPVERPLPGHPSDHRTERTPSAEAAASQASLIWQELEAEEQELQLEATQRPARSSWRPCGQKRNPSTPQHPDEGCIRYFVLATTAAIVALFLNVFYPLIYQPRWR, encoded by the exons ATGTCCAGCAGCACAAATGCCCCTGGCCAGAGGAGAGTGTCTCGGGGCTTGGATGATGCCACCaataagaagaaacagaaggatCGAGCCAATCAGGAAAGCAAGGAAG TGTCTCGCCCTGAGCTCAAGCAGGCTGAgactgctgaggaggaggacTCAGAGGAGG agctgctgctggactggAAGCAGAATGCCGATGAGATCATTATCAAGTTGAACTTGGGCAGTGGAGCTCTGAAGGTGGAGGATGTACATGCTGATTTCACCGACACAGACTGTGTGGTCAAACTACCAG ACGGGCGTCAGTGGAGCTGTCAGTTCTATGAGGAGATTGAGGGCTCCTGCAGCAAGATACAGTGCAAGAAGGGCAACTTTCTACAGCTTgtgcttcagaagaaaatccCACTCCATACTTGGTCTTCACTTCTG aagaaaaggaaagatggaTCCAAAGAACTGGCCAGAGGGACTGCGTGCTGGGAGAATGGGAAGGAGAAGGCTGCTTCTGCAGAGTTGACCCCTGAAGAGTCAAGGGTTGAAGGCACAGAGCCACCAAGATCCCGGCGGGAGCCCTCCAACCCCAAGCGTGCTCCAGGAAGAAGCGAGGCCCTGGGAGGGAAaagcccagccagcccagggacacagaGTGGCCCCAGCGCCAAGCGGGCAGTATACCTCAAAGTGGCTCCCACTGAAGAGGAGCCAAATGCCAGAGTCACTGGGAACACAGAACCCAGCAAAGGGCACAGTGGAAGGGCCGGCAGCCGTCGCAATGGCAGAGCCAGCCAGGTTGATGCACCTGTGGCCCTTGCAGACCTTGCACTGCCACTCGAGAAG GCTGTGGTTTTGGCCAAAGAGACTGTTCCCGTGGAGATGCCACCTCTTGCAGCTACCACGGAGGTGTTTCCCCATCGTGTTGCCACCTGTGTTGAGAAGAGagtcctgcagccaggcagcccTACTGAGGCCTTGCAGAGCCGGGACTGCCTGCCTATCCTTGGAGAGAGCTCTAAGGTCATCCCAGTGGCCACCCCACCAATGGGCAGAGATGGTGAGAAGAGGGACTGGTCCAAGGACGATGTggctctggaggcagcagctgatg AGCCAGAGCCTTTTGTAAGCCTGACCTTTGTCAAGAATGACTCATACGAGAAGGGCAATGATCTGGTGGTAGTGCATGTCTATGTGAAGGAGATCCACAAGGAGACATCCAAGGTGTTGTTCCGGGAGCAAGACTTCACACTAGTGTTCCAGACGAG TGATACGAACTTCCTTCGTCTCCATCCTGGCTGTGGGCCCCACACAGTGTTCCGGTGGCAGGTGAAGCTCAG GAACCTTATTGAGCCGGACCAGTGCACTTACAACTTCACTGTATCTCGCATTGATGTCTGCCTGAAGAAACGCCAGAGCCAGCGCTGGGGGGGGCTGGAGGCTCCAGCCACACGAG GTGCAGTGGGTGGTGCAAAGGTTGCCATGCCTACAGGCCCTACCCCTCTGGATAAGAACCCTCCGGGCAGTAACCAGCACCCCCTCTCCAGCAAGGAAGAGGCCCGAACCAGTGACAAAGAGAAGCCACGTGTGGAAGATGGGGCTCTGGATGGCGTGGCAGCCCGTACAGCTCCAGAGCACTTGGCAGTGAAGCAAGAGCCACACATTCCTTCG CCCAAACCAACGTGTATGGTGCCGCCAATGACGCACAGTCCGGTGAGTGCCGAGAGTGtggaggatgatgaggatgaggatgagaagAAGAAGGTCTGCCTGCCTGGCTTCACGGGGCTGGTGAACCTGGGCAACACTTGCTTCATGAACAGTGTCATCCAGTCCCTGTCCAACACCCGGGAGCTGCGTGACTACTTCCACG ATCGGTCCTTTGAGTCAGAAATCAACTATAACAACCCGCTGGGGACAGGTGGACGCCTGGCCATCGGCTTTGCCATGCTGCTCAGAGCACTGTGGAAGGGTACACACCATGCCTTCCAGCCCTCTAAACTAAAG GCAATTGTGGCCAGCAAGGCCAGCCAGTTCACTGGCTATGCCCAGCATGATGCTCAGGAGTTCATGGCCTTCCTGCTTGATGGCCTGCACGAGGACCTCAACCGCATCCAGAACAAGCCCTACACAGAGACTGTTGATTCAGATGGGAGGCCTGATGAG GTGGTAGCTGAGGAGGCTTGGCAACGACACAAGATGAGGAACGACTCTTTCATAGTAGACCTCTTCCAGGGCCAGTACAAATCCAAGCTTGTGTGCCCGGTGTGCTCCAAG GTGTCTATTACCTTTGACCCCTTCCTGTACCTCCCCGTGCCCCTCCCACAGAAGCAAAAGGTGCTGACTGTCTACTATTTTGCAAAGGAGCCACACAAGAAACCCATCAAG TTCCTTGTGAGTATCAGCAAGGAGAACTCCAGTGCCATGGAGGTGCTTGACTCAGTGGCCCACAGCGTGCGTGTGAAACCAGAGAACCTGCGCCTGGCAGAG GTGATCAAGAATCACTTCCACCGCGTGTTCCTGCCATCTAACTCACTAGACACAGTCTCACCAACAGacctgctgctttgctttgaggtgctgtccccagagctggccaAGGAGCGTGTGGTGGAGCTTCAAGTCCAGCAG CGTCCGCAGGTGCCCAGTGGCCCTGTTGCCAAGTGTGCAGCCTGCCAGAAGAAGCAGCTGCCAGAGGATGAGAAGCTCAAGCGCTGCACGAGGTGCTATCGAGTCGGTTACTGCAATGT GGCATGTCAGAAAACACACTGGCCAGACCACAAGGCTTCGTGCCGTCCCGAAAACATCGGTTTTCCCTTCCTCATCAGTGTGCCCGAGTCCCGCCTCACCTACGCCCgcctggcccagctgctggagggctATGCAAG GTACTCGGTCAGCGTGTTCCAGCCTCCATTCCAGTTGGGCCGGATGTCACcggagcaggggctgcagcctctgcactCAGACAAGCTGGAGCCCCTGGCcaagagcagctgtgcagccGTCACTTCTGCCCCTGAGCTGGGAGATGGGGACAGGGTTTCCAGCCTCCCACAGGAGCCCCCGCTCTCGccagctgtgcctgagctgcagccagagatGGGGGATACTACCACTGTTCGGAGCAAGGTCCTGACAGCCAGGAGTTCCCTGCTGAGCTTGGATTCGGGGTTCTCTGAGCACATGGAGTCGCAGGGTGACAGCTGTTGTGAGAAGGAGCCGTCCTATGAGAGGGCCCTCAAGCCAGAAG CTGCCATCCCTGGGTACCAACACACTCCAGACTCACTGAGTGCCCGTGCCACACAGTTCTACATCACTAAGATCGACACTGCCAACCGAGAGCACAAGCTGGAAGACAAAG GTGACACCCCCCTGGATCTGACAGATGACTGCTCCCTTGCCCTGGTGTGGAAGAACAATGAGCGCCTCAAGGAATTTGTGTTGGTAGAATCCAAGGAGTTGGAGTGTGTGGAGGATCCAGGCTCAGCCAGTGAAGCAGCACGGGCTGGCCACTTCACCCTGGAGCAGTGCCTCAATCTCTTCACGAAGCCTGAAGTTCTGGCCCCAGAGGAAGCATG GTACTGCCCCAAGTGCAAGCAGCACCGCGAAGCTTCCAAGCAGCTGATGCTGTGGCGGCTCCCCAACGTCCTCATTATCCAGCTCAAGCGCTTCTCCTTCCGCAGCTTTATTTGGAGGGACAAGATCAATGACATGGTGGACTTTCCTGTCCG GAGCCTGGACCTGAGCAAGTTCTGCATTGGTCGGAagggtgagcagcagctgcctaTGTATGACCTGTATGCTGTGATCAACCACTATGGAGGTATGATCGGAGGGCACTACACAGCATACGCCCGCCTGCCCAACGACAAGAACAGCCAGCGCAGCGACGTGG gCTGGCGGCTCTTTGACGACAGCACAGTCACCACTGTGGATGAGAGCCAAGTGGTGACCAGATACGCGTATGTCCTCTTCTATCGCCGGAAAAACTCTCCTGTGGAGAGACCCCTGCCAGGGCATCCCTCAGACCACCGCACCGAGCGCACCCCCTCTGCCgaagctgctgccagccag GCTTCTCTGATCTGGCAGGAACTGGAGGCTGAAGAACAAGAGCTGCAGCTTGAGGCAACCCAAAGGCCTGCAAGAAGCTCCTGGAGGCCCTGTGGCCAGAAGCGGAATCCGAGCACCCCCCAGCACCCAGATGAAGGCTGCATCAGATACTTTGTCCTGGCCACCACAGCCGCAATTGTGGCTCTCTTCCTGAACGTCTTCTACCCGCTCATTTACCAGCCCCGCTGGAGATAG
- the USP19 gene encoding ubiquitin carboxyl-terminal hydrolase 19 isoform X10 produces the protein MSSSTNAPGQRRVSRGLDDATNKKKQKDRANQESKEVSRPELKQAETAEEEDSEEELLLDWKQNADEIIIKLNLGSGALKVEDVHADFTDTDCVVKLPDGRQWSCQFYEEIEGSCSKIQCKKGNFLQLVLQKKIPLHTWSSLLKRKDGSKELARGTACWENGKEKAASAELTPEESRVEGTEPPRSRREPSNPKRAPGRSEALGGKSPASPGTQSGPSAKRAVYLKVAPTEEEPNARVTGNTEPSKGHSGRAGSRRNGRASQVDAPVALADLALPLEKAVVLAKETVPVEMPPLAATTEVFPHRVATCVEKRVLQPGSPTEALQSRDCLPILGESSKVIPVATPPMGRDGEKRDWSKDDVALEAAADEPEPFVSLTFVKNDSYEKGNDLVVVHVYVKEIHKETSKVLFREQDFTLVFQTSDTNFLRLHPGCGPHTVFRWQVKLRNLIEPDQCTYNFTVSRIDVCLKKRQSQRWGGLEAPATRVGGAKVAMPTGPTPLDKNPPGSNQHPLSSKEEARTSDKEKPRVEDGALDGVAARTAPEHLAVKQEPHIPSPKPTCMVPPMTHSPVSAESVEDDEDEDEKKKVCLPGFTGLVNLGNTCFMNSVIQSLSNTRELRDYFHDRSFESEINYNNPLGTGGRLAIGFAMLLRALWKGTHHAFQPSKLKAIVASKASQFTGYAQHDAQEFMAFLLDGLHEDLNRIQNKPYTETVDSDGRPDEVVAEEAWQRHKMRNDSFIVDLFQGQYKSKLVCPVCSKVSITFDPFLYLPVPLPQKQKVLTVYYFAKEPHKKPIKFLVSISKENSSAMEVLDSVAHSVRVKPENLRLAEVIKNHFHRVFLPSNSLDTVSPTDLLLCFEVLSPELAKERVVELQVQQRPQVPSGPVAKCAACQKKQLPEDEKLKRCTRCYRVGYCNVACQKTHWPDHKASCRPENIGFPFLISVPESRLTYARLAQLLEGYARYSVSVFQPPFQLGRMSPEQGLQPLHSDKLEPLAKSSCAAVTSAPELGDGDRVSSLPQEPPLSPAVPELQPEMGDTTTVRSKVLTARSSLLSLDSGFSEHMESQGDSCCEKEPSYERALKPEAAIPGYQHTPDSLSARATQFYITKIDTANREHKLEDKGDTPLDLTDDCSLALVWKNNERLKEFVLVESKELECVEDPGSASEAARAGHFTLEQCLNLFTKPEVLAPEEAWYCPKCKQHREASKQLMLWRLPNVLIIQLKRFSFRSFIWRDKINDMVDFPVRSLDLSKFCIGRKGEQQLPMYDLYAVINHYGGMIGGHYTAYARLPNDKNSQRSDVGWRLFDDSTVTTVDESQVVTRYAYVLFYRRKNSPVERPLPGHPSDHRTERTPSAEAAASQGLPPVPFGSGLAPEGAPPLAAEGLPERFASPAERPAPSYSSMEEVD, from the exons ATGTCCAGCAGCACAAATGCCCCTGGCCAGAGGAGAGTGTCTCGGGGCTTGGATGATGCCACCaataagaagaaacagaaggatCGAGCCAATCAGGAAAGCAAGGAAG TGTCTCGCCCTGAGCTCAAGCAGGCTGAgactgctgaggaggaggacTCAGAGGAGG agctgctgctggactggAAGCAGAATGCCGATGAGATCATTATCAAGTTGAACTTGGGCAGTGGAGCTCTGAAGGTGGAGGATGTACATGCTGATTTCACCGACACAGACTGTGTGGTCAAACTACCAG ACGGGCGTCAGTGGAGCTGTCAGTTCTATGAGGAGATTGAGGGCTCCTGCAGCAAGATACAGTGCAAGAAGGGCAACTTTCTACAGCTTgtgcttcagaagaaaatccCACTCCATACTTGGTCTTCACTTCTG aaaaggaaagatggaTCCAAAGAACTGGCCAGAGGGACTGCGTGCTGGGAGAATGGGAAGGAGAAGGCTGCTTCTGCAGAGTTGACCCCTGAAGAGTCAAGGGTTGAAGGCACAGAGCCACCAAGATCCCGGCGGGAGCCCTCCAACCCCAAGCGTGCTCCAGGAAGAAGCGAGGCCCTGGGAGGGAAaagcccagccagcccagggacacagaGTGGCCCCAGCGCCAAGCGGGCAGTATACCTCAAAGTGGCTCCCACTGAAGAGGAGCCAAATGCCAGAGTCACTGGGAACACAGAACCCAGCAAAGGGCACAGTGGAAGGGCCGGCAGCCGTCGCAATGGCAGAGCCAGCCAGGTTGATGCACCTGTGGCCCTTGCAGACCTTGCACTGCCACTCGAGAAG GCTGTGGTTTTGGCCAAAGAGACTGTTCCCGTGGAGATGCCACCTCTTGCAGCTACCACGGAGGTGTTTCCCCATCGTGTTGCCACCTGTGTTGAGAAGAGagtcctgcagccaggcagcccTACTGAGGCCTTGCAGAGCCGGGACTGCCTGCCTATCCTTGGAGAGAGCTCTAAGGTCATCCCAGTGGCCACCCCACCAATGGGCAGAGATGGTGAGAAGAGGGACTGGTCCAAGGACGATGTggctctggaggcagcagctgatg AGCCAGAGCCTTTTGTAAGCCTGACCTTTGTCAAGAATGACTCATACGAGAAGGGCAATGATCTGGTGGTAGTGCATGTCTATGTGAAGGAGATCCACAAGGAGACATCCAAGGTGTTGTTCCGGGAGCAAGACTTCACACTAGTGTTCCAGACGAG TGATACGAACTTCCTTCGTCTCCATCCTGGCTGTGGGCCCCACACAGTGTTCCGGTGGCAGGTGAAGCTCAG GAACCTTATTGAGCCGGACCAGTGCACTTACAACTTCACTGTATCTCGCATTGATGTCTGCCTGAAGAAACGCCAGAGCCAGCGCTGGGGGGGGCTGGAGGCTCCAGCCACACGAG TGGGTGGTGCAAAGGTTGCCATGCCTACAGGCCCTACCCCTCTGGATAAGAACCCTCCGGGCAGTAACCAGCACCCCCTCTCCAGCAAGGAAGAGGCCCGAACCAGTGACAAAGAGAAGCCACGTGTGGAAGATGGGGCTCTGGATGGCGTGGCAGCCCGTACAGCTCCAGAGCACTTGGCAGTGAAGCAAGAGCCACACATTCCTTCG CCCAAACCAACGTGTATGGTGCCGCCAATGACGCACAGTCCGGTGAGTGCCGAGAGTGtggaggatgatgaggatgaggatgagaagAAGAAGGTCTGCCTGCCTGGCTTCACGGGGCTGGTGAACCTGGGCAACACTTGCTTCATGAACAGTGTCATCCAGTCCCTGTCCAACACCCGGGAGCTGCGTGACTACTTCCACG ATCGGTCCTTTGAGTCAGAAATCAACTATAACAACCCGCTGGGGACAGGTGGACGCCTGGCCATCGGCTTTGCCATGCTGCTCAGAGCACTGTGGAAGGGTACACACCATGCCTTCCAGCCCTCTAAACTAAAG GCAATTGTGGCCAGCAAGGCCAGCCAGTTCACTGGCTATGCCCAGCATGATGCTCAGGAGTTCATGGCCTTCCTGCTTGATGGCCTGCACGAGGACCTCAACCGCATCCAGAACAAGCCCTACACAGAGACTGTTGATTCAGATGGGAGGCCTGATGAG GTGGTAGCTGAGGAGGCTTGGCAACGACACAAGATGAGGAACGACTCTTTCATAGTAGACCTCTTCCAGGGCCAGTACAAATCCAAGCTTGTGTGCCCGGTGTGCTCCAAG GTGTCTATTACCTTTGACCCCTTCCTGTACCTCCCCGTGCCCCTCCCACAGAAGCAAAAGGTGCTGACTGTCTACTATTTTGCAAAGGAGCCACACAAGAAACCCATCAAG TTCCTTGTGAGTATCAGCAAGGAGAACTCCAGTGCCATGGAGGTGCTTGACTCAGTGGCCCACAGCGTGCGTGTGAAACCAGAGAACCTGCGCCTGGCAGAG GTGATCAAGAATCACTTCCACCGCGTGTTCCTGCCATCTAACTCACTAGACACAGTCTCACCAACAGacctgctgctttgctttgaggtgctgtccccagagctggccaAGGAGCGTGTGGTGGAGCTTCAAGTCCAGCAG CGTCCGCAGGTGCCCAGTGGCCCTGTTGCCAAGTGTGCAGCCTGCCAGAAGAAGCAGCTGCCAGAGGATGAGAAGCTCAAGCGCTGCACGAGGTGCTATCGAGTCGGTTACTGCAATGT GGCATGTCAGAAAACACACTGGCCAGACCACAAGGCTTCGTGCCGTCCCGAAAACATCGGTTTTCCCTTCCTCATCAGTGTGCCCGAGTCCCGCCTCACCTACGCCCgcctggcccagctgctggagggctATGCAAG GTACTCGGTCAGCGTGTTCCAGCCTCCATTCCAGTTGGGCCGGATGTCACcggagcaggggctgcagcctctgcactCAGACAAGCTGGAGCCCCTGGCcaagagcagctgtgcagccGTCACTTCTGCCCCTGAGCTGGGAGATGGGGACAGGGTTTCCAGCCTCCCACAGGAGCCCCCGCTCTCGccagctgtgcctgagctgcagccagagatGGGGGATACTACCACTGTTCGGAGCAAGGTCCTGACAGCCAGGAGTTCCCTGCTGAGCTTGGATTCGGGGTTCTCTGAGCACATGGAGTCGCAGGGTGACAGCTGTTGTGAGAAGGAGCCGTCCTATGAGAGGGCCCTCAAGCCAGAAG CTGCCATCCCTGGGTACCAACACACTCCAGACTCACTGAGTGCCCGTGCCACACAGTTCTACATCACTAAGATCGACACTGCCAACCGAGAGCACAAGCTGGAAGACAAAG GTGACACCCCCCTGGATCTGACAGATGACTGCTCCCTTGCCCTGGTGTGGAAGAACAATGAGCGCCTCAAGGAATTTGTGTTGGTAGAATCCAAGGAGTTGGAGTGTGTGGAGGATCCAGGCTCAGCCAGTGAAGCAGCACGGGCTGGCCACTTCACCCTGGAGCAGTGCCTCAATCTCTTCACGAAGCCTGAAGTTCTGGCCCCAGAGGAAGCATG GTACTGCCCCAAGTGCAAGCAGCACCGCGAAGCTTCCAAGCAGCTGATGCTGTGGCGGCTCCCCAACGTCCTCATTATCCAGCTCAAGCGCTTCTCCTTCCGCAGCTTTATTTGGAGGGACAAGATCAATGACATGGTGGACTTTCCTGTCCG GAGCCTGGACCTGAGCAAGTTCTGCATTGGTCGGAagggtgagcagcagctgcctaTGTATGACCTGTATGCTGTGATCAACCACTATGGAGGTATGATCGGAGGGCACTACACAGCATACGCCCGCCTGCCCAACGACAAGAACAGCCAGCGCAGCGACGTGG gCTGGCGGCTCTTTGACGACAGCACAGTCACCACTGTGGATGAGAGCCAAGTGGTGACCAGATACGCGTATGTCCTCTTCTATCGCCGGAAAAACTCTCCTGTGGAGAGACCCCTGCCAGGGCATCCCTCAGACCACCGCACCGAGCGCACCCCCTCTGCCgaagctgctgccagccag GGACTGCCCCCAGTGCCGTTCGGATCTGGCCTGGCCCCCGAAGGAGCCCCGCCGCTGGCTGCGGAAGGCCTCCCCGAGCGTTTCGCCAGCCCCGCCGAGCGCCCAGCCCCCTCCTACAGCAGCATGGAAGAAGTCGACTAG